In Vigna angularis cultivar LongXiaoDou No.4 chromosome 8, ASM1680809v1, whole genome shotgun sequence, one DNA window encodes the following:
- the LOC108344872 gene encoding leucine-rich repeat extensin-like protein 4: MENSCILAFLIFILHSSTTKAVFSVGGGVGVGVGVGVGVGVGVGNGNGGGNGGMVWVGGGINSPEPPGYSVPKPEGAYTALQAWKSAITEDPLNVLESWVGPNVCSYKGVFCANPQDEMVASAFPVVAGIDLNHANLKGTLVKELSLLSDLSLLHLNTNRFTGSVPDTFRELVFLEELDLSNNQLSGPFPYATLYMPGLIYLDLRFNYFSGALPEELFSKNLDAIFLNNNQFEGEIPQNLGSSPASVINLANNKLSGNIPASLGFMGSKIKEILFLNNQLTGCIPEGVGLFTEMQVLDVSFNSLMGHLPDTLSCLQDIEVLNLAHNKLSGELSDVVCSLRSLANLTVAYNFFSGFSQQCSRLFFRNVGFDFSLNCIPGRDMQRPQPECSVIPGGSLSCLRIPTPRPLVCGSMAVSNSKHIDP, translated from the coding sequence ATGGAGAATAGCTGCATTCTAGCCTTTCTCATCTTCATTCTACATTCAAGTACAACGAAAGCTGTCTTCAGTGTTGGTGGtggtgttggtgttggtgtAGGTGTAGGTGTAGGcgttggtgttggtgttggcAATGGAAATGGGGGTGGCAATGGTGGAATGGTTTGGGTTGGAGGAGGGATTAACAGCCCAGAGCCCCCTGGATATTCAGTGCCAAAGCCTGAAGGAGCTTACACAGCTCTCCAAGCTTGGAAATCTGCAATCACTGAGGACCCTCTTAATGTTTTAGAAAGTTGGGTTGGTCCAAATGTGTGTTCTTACAAAGGAGTCTTCTGTGCAAATCCTCAAGATGAAATGGTTGCATCAGCTTTCCCAGTTGTTGCAGGCATAGATCTCAACCATGCAAATCTGAAAGGAACTCTCGTCAAAGAGCTGTCTCTACTCAGTGATTTGTCTCTTCTCCACCTCAACACGAACAGATTCACGGGTTCTGTTCCTGATACATTCAGAGAGCTGGTGTTTCTGGAAGAGTTAGACCTCAGCAACAACCAACTTTCAGGTCCTTTCCCTTATGCTACCTTGTACATGCCAGGCCTCATCTACTTAGACCTAAGATTCAACTACTTCTCTGGGGCCCTTCCTGAGGAACTTTTCAGCAAGAATCTGGATGCAATATTTCTCAATAACAACCAGTTTGAAGGTGAAATTCCCCAAAACTTGGGTAGCTCCCCAGCCTCGGTGATAAACCTGGCCAACAACAAGTTGAGTGGAAACATCCCAGCAAGTTTGGGCTTCATGGGTTCTAAAATAAAGGAGATTCTGTTCCTCAATAACCAGTTAACTGGTTGCATCCCTGAAGGAGTGGGGCTATTCACAGAGATGCAAGTTTTGGATGTGAGCTTCAACTCACTTATGGGTCATTTGCCAGACACGCTGTCATGCCTTCAAGACATTGAAGTTCTGAACTTGGCTCATAACAAGCTCTCTGGGGAGTTATCAGACGTAGTGTGCTCTTTGAGAAGTCTTGCAAATCTAACTGTTGCTTACAATTTCTTTTCGGGGTTCAGCCAGCAATGCTCAAGGCTTTTCTTTAGGAATGTGGGTTTTGATTTCTCCCTAAACTGCATTCCTGGGAGAGACATGCAGAGACCTCAACCTGAATGCTCTGTCATCCCAGGTGGTAGCCTTAGTTGTCTCAGAATCCCCACACCAAGGCCTCTTGTTTGTGGTTCAATGGCTGTAAGTAACTCTAAGCACATTGATCCTTGA